A DNA window from Bacteroidales bacterium contains the following coding sequences:
- a CDS encoding T9SS type A sorting domain-containing protein yields MINQKLLSIILGIILFSFAANAQKTDIVTTRKTDNAVNVTDKNPSQSFCRPGAKNEITIGTGTESEEYPIYAFYNYSYTQSIYLQSEIGAADDITKIWYYFNGSTLSNSNNWTIYIGHTTKTQFDNNDDWIDITSLTEVYSGTFTDPGGAGWIEFDITDFAYNGTDNLIIAVDENAFEHNAFDDLFYNSIVTNNRSMVCFSDYNNPDPASPQSAQYNKAFIPNIRILLGESPVDDLGVIAVTPSGGILSGSTFTPTVTVRNYGTDDQAAWEITLISAPAAYSELITNPGNITAGSDLIIDFPEWTPAVGTYTLTATVILVDDSNPDNDELSDSILVIELSNPIYKQHQIINEQGTHTTGDDVSMLEATQNTGGYGFQYDYDNWVADDFTVPAGETWNITGFNFFGYQTGTPADTSTFTGAYAKIYDGNPSAGGTLIHDFSSANLQVITFFINAYRIAYGAYTNSDRPINQIVCFCPEVSLTEGTYWISWAAQGSAASGPWTPHLQLTNGNTTTGNAIQWEDGSWEAITDVGNQGMPFDLLGSVDGLNNINLLKTDAVKIYPNPSNGVFTICVDNNYKLEVINITGKIVYTQELIQAQTDINLPEQAGVYLIRLTNNERTIRHKIIVK; encoded by the coding sequence ATGATAAATCAAAAATTATTATCAATTATTCTTGGAATAATATTATTTTCTTTTGCAGCAAATGCACAAAAAACTGACATAGTTACTACGAGAAAAACAGACAATGCAGTTAATGTTACCGACAAAAATCCGTCACAATCATTCTGCCGACCCGGAGCAAAAAATGAGATAACAATTGGAACAGGAACTGAATCGGAAGAATATCCGATTTATGCTTTTTATAACTATTCATATACTCAAAGTATTTACTTGCAATCTGAAATTGGAGCTGCCGACGATATTACTAAAATTTGGTATTATTTTAACGGCAGTACTTTGTCAAATTCCAATAATTGGACAATATATATTGGACATACTACCAAGACGCAATTTGACAATAACGATGATTGGATAGATATTACTTCTTTAACAGAAGTATATTCCGGTACTTTTACCGACCCCGGAGGTGCAGGCTGGATTGAGTTTGATATTACTGACTTTGCGTATAACGGAACCGACAATTTAATTATTGCAGTTGATGAGAATGCATTTGAACATAATGCATTTGATGATCTGTTTTATAACTCAATCGTTACTAACAATCGAAGTATGGTGTGTTTTAGCGACTACAACAATCCTGATCCTGCATCACCTCAATCAGCACAATATAATAAAGCTTTTATTCCGAATATTAGAATATTATTAGGTGAATCTCCGGTAGATGATTTAGGTGTTATTGCTGTTACTCCTTCGGGTGGGATTCTGTCCGGTTCAACATTTACTCCTACTGTTACTGTTCGCAACTACGGAACTGACGACCAAGCTGCTTGGGAAATAACTCTTATTTCTGCTCCGGCAGCTTATAGTGAATTAATTACTAATCCCGGTAATATTACAGCAGGCAGTGATTTAATTATTGATTTCCCCGAGTGGACACCGGCTGTCGGAACTTATACTCTTACTGCAACTGTTATACTTGTTGACGATTCTAACCCTGATAATGATGAATTATCCGACAGTATATTGGTGATAGAATTAAGCAATCCAATTTACAAACAACATCAAATTATAAATGAACAAGGCACTCATACAACCGGTGATGATGTTAGTATGTTAGAAGCTACTCAAAATACCGGGGGTTACGGATTCCAATATGATTATGATAATTGGGTTGCTGACGACTTCACTGTTCCTGCCGGTGAAACTTGGAATATTACCGGTTTCAATTTCTTTGGGTATCAAACCGGTACTCCTGCAGATACTTCAACCTTCACAGGTGCTTATGCAAAAATATATGATGGTAATCCTTCTGCAGGAGGTACACTTATTCACGACTTCTCTTCTGCTAACTTACAGGTAATCACCTTCTTCATTAATGCATACAGAATTGCATACGGAGCATATACAAATTCTGACAGACCAATTAATCAAATTGTCTGCTTTTGTCCTGAAGTATCATTAACAGAAGGCACATACTGGATTAGTTGGGCTGCTCAAGGCAGTGCTGCTTCAGGTCCGTGGACTCCTCACTTGCAATTGACAAATGGTAATACTACAACAGGTAATGCAATACAATGGGAAGATGGCTCATGGGAAGCAATAACAGATGTCGGTAACCAAGGTATGCCGTTTGATTTATTAGGTTCTGTAGATGGTTTAAATAATATTAACTTGCTTAAAACTGACGCTGTAAAAATATATCCGAACCCGTCAAACGGTGTATTTACTATTTGTGTTGATAATAACTACAAACTTGAAGTTATAAACATTACAGGAAAAATTGTTTATACTCAAGAATTAATACAAGC
- a CDS encoding ankyrin repeat domain-containing protein, translated as MNKEQLNQKLIEAIEGEDVNKAKILIEKGADVNAKDKEDISVLSLTAQNNLLDIAKLLIEKGADVNETDKYLGATALAWVSVYDDKTEVAKLLIKNGADVNAIDKFGNSILTSTKNRKKNKIIKFLIENGAKE; from the coding sequence CTGATTGAGGCTATTGAAGGTGAGGACGTTAACAAGGCGAAGATCTTAATTGAAAAAGGGGCAGATGTAAATGCAAAAGATAAAGAAGATATATCAGTACTATCATTAACTGCTCAAAATAATCTTCTTGATATTGCAAAGCTACTGATAGAAAAAGGGGCAGATGTAAATGAAACAGATAAATATCTGGGAGCAACAGCATTAGCTTGGGTATCAGTATATGATGATAAAACTGAGGTCGCAAAACTACTGATAAAAAACGGTGCTGATGTAAATGCAATAGATAAATTTGGTAACAGTATTTTGACAAGCACAAAAAACAGAAAAAAAAACAAAATAATCAAATTCTTAATAGAAAACGGAGCAAAAGAATAA